The window CTTGTGAAATATTAGAATTTTAAAGAAACACGGACCAACTGAGAGAACTCCAAAGAGGCCAGAACGTTCATGTccaaactgtaaatacataacAGAACAAATATGTTAAGTGCTGAAGGCAAAACTCACAATAACCTGCATCAGTACAGGGAAGCAGCTGCTTGAGTGAAAGGCAAATGATGAATATAAAGAAGTTAAGCTTTTAACAGAATCTAATCAGCTTTAGTTTGCTGTGtcgttgtttttgtttcatcaaaatTAAACTCGTCTGTAACTGCagcagttttacattcaccagCAAAGTAgaatagttatatatatatatttgtatagaggtatttcataaaaaatacataatgaaaacatcattacTCATAACACACTTACAGAAATGTAATGACTCAATtacaaataacacaatttatataaattatactTGGACTCATTTGCACTGACACCACTTTTTAGTCAATACAGGCTTTTTTTTATGAACGTGgatatgttttaaattatttatttatttatttatcgcGTCAAAAAGTGTCAAGACGTTTTTTAAACGTTGATGAGTCAATACAGTGTCcatgttattttcacatttttaaagaacattAGGGGATCAAAGTCGGAACAATGACTTCACAACTCTGGAAACTCATAGTTCCtcaattaaattattattgtcatattgttattattataaatatatatcagatcagatctgataaaaaaaatattggagaaaaaaatatataatgggAAACACAAAATCTATTTTTGATAAACAATCTGCTCTCAAAGTTCTGAAAAACTGATGGTTTTCATAAGTCAAAGGGGTTGTACACATTCTTTAAAGACACTGTAatacacatttcacacagtaaAGCACTTCACAGGCATCATGAGGACATGTAAAAGCCACATAAACAATATGACATTATATATTGTATGCACCTCCCTGTCATGGAATTAAACAGCAGGGGATGTGTGATTATCACACTCAGCAGGACAGTAGGAGAAATCCACAaaaaggggaggaagaagagatgaaagGTTGGGGTGGGTGAAGGTGTCAGGCTGGAGCGACAGGCCCGAGCTGCAGAGGCTTTGAGGAAAGAGGCGTTTGGGTGAAGTGACGTCAGCTGGGTGCGGATGTACGGCCGAGGATGGAGACACACTGCTGACAtcagagaagggagaggagctTTGGTGCTGAGGTGAAGCTGCACTGCCTCCAccgagcagcagcttcacatcacTAGTGCTGACATGCCGCCAATCACAGGACTGGTGAGGAGAAGGGGACAGAAGAGGTGCAGCAGGATTTTtgagagtgtgagagaagaCCACGTTGGAGTAGAGGATGGGGCTGGGGGAGAGATCAGTGGTGAAGGGTTTTCTGAGTGGGCCCCTGCTGAACAACTTCTTGGACATCTGGACACTTTGAGGAACACCAAACCCAGACGAATCCAGAAGAGATGAATATGTTTGATTACAGATGAGGAAATTCTCAGTGGTCTGATCCAGGTCATAGTTGAGAGGCTCATTTTCACCAAACAAAATAACCTCAGAGTTTTCGATTTGAGGCCTCTCTGGTTCCGAGGGCTGCTTCATactctgaggaggaaaaaatgtTTGAACATCTTAATGTCTTCAAGTTCTCCAAAGCTAAAACAGTATTTGTGGATTTATTGAGAAGCACAATGTAGAAGTTTAGGAAGGTGAGACAAAACAACACCTGCTTATTAACCGCTGCGTAAAACTAAAGCactttttcaaaacaagaagaaattgtcattttaaagacaaaaaaatcaacTTGTACATATATTGtgctttattttcatgtatATTCATGAATTTAAGTTTATGAAAACAATGGTATAAGTTTAATATTTCAGAGTGTCAATAATGAGGCAAAGCTTTTGCTGCCGCCTAGTGGTTGAAATGTTAACTTTACTGAACATGCATTGCCTGTTAGTTGCCATCAGAGATTCATTGTTAAGTTTGACTCTTCTAAAAccttgaaatgaaaatataagacaatatattaataataacagaaaacgctatacatatacaatatagacttatttttatatattatacaatatacaatatatattttaacttttcaaaaGGCTAAATAATTTaccacaaatgtattttaattcaaaataaaatacggTGCCCATCATTGTGAAGAAACACTGTGTTGGTAAAACTTAGTTACTAGGATCaactcattgtgttttttttattttttattaattgattaaaaaatattgaCTATATCCAGAGATCAGCCTCATGTCAGTATTCAGGGAACAGATGGGCTGATGGGAAAAGACAAGGTTACCTGTGAGGTGGTCTTTGGGATCCAGTGAACCAGACTGCTGTTGGAAGGATCAGGAACGAATTGACACAGCTTCCTTTTTATCCTGCACAGTATTGGGAATATTACTGAATGAGAAAAAGTGCATTCCATACAAAGATTGACTGATTCCAAAAGTATTTATGGATACTTTTTCTGTGCCAGGCACGCCATCAGTGCCAGTGCGAGTGAGCCGGTCACCAGGAGAGAAAGGATGACATACATCATCTTTGAGATTTCCTCagagcctacacacacacacacacacacacacacacacacacacacacacacacacacacacacacacacacacacacacacacacacacacacacagacacacacacacacacacatgcaaagtaACGTTAAAGCTATAGAATTATACAGTTTTTAGTGATTCtgtatgtgaatgtttgtgtgtgtgtgtgtgtgtgtgtgtgtgtgtggtgtgtgtgtgtgtgtgtgtgtgtgtgtgtgtttgtgtttctgacacACCTTCAAAAAGACTATTTTACGGTTCAGGCTTTGACTTAAGGTGTCAGGTTtaaattaggtttaggttagaatGTCCATACTAAGATGGaacagcaagtgtgtgtgtgtgtgtgtgtgtgtgtgtcttcttcaCCTATGTGCACATTAGCAGTGGGCCCAGCTGCTCCAGTGCCGGCGTCAGTGTTGGCCTGCATAAAGATGTCGTAGTTTCCGGGCGACAGGTCCTCCAGGGTGAAGCGGTAAACGTTACCAGGAACAAACACACctgaataaaaaagtaaatgtacattATTAGTACTTAGtaattagtattagtattagaaTTATTGGCAATAGGTGATgaataacatgaataaaatccAATATGGAGCAAATCCTGAATCAATTTACCCAAAAACAGAATATGATAAATCTATAAGTAGAATATTTATCTTGCTCTATTGTGCTTTGTTGTGCACTTTGCTCGTTTGTCCTCATAAACCTAAATAAACTTAATATCATGGTTGCGTATCCCTCACTCCTGTCTGGTTGCTTTGCAGCGGTGTAGTAGAGTGTGTAGTTGCGGATGAATCCTCGAAGCAGCTCCACAGGCACAGGACTCCAGCTGAGCTTCACTCTGCCCCCAGAAATCTGCTGCACCTCCACAACAGGACCAGCTGATGGTGCTGTGCAGGCAGAGAGACATGAGCAGGGGGggggtgatgatgatggatgattgATTTGACAGAAGCTacacaattacattttcaactgTTTGTCGTTTTCTTTTCGTCTCGTGCTTCGTCTCGAAAAACTTTCATGTCACTTGACCGTCTCCAGTCTCAAGATCTATAACTGGGACAACACCATCAGGCAAACATAGACAGATGTTTATCAGTATGAGGTCATCAGCTTTTATAATGGACCGACGTGCTACAGTTGATGGCTCCATTTATAACTGACTTCCATTTGTCGTGCACGTATAAAAAGCCTCTAATGGTGCACTCcacatgcagctgcagcaacagaGAACAGCTTCCTCGTCTGGATATTAAGTTCAGCCAGCCGCCAAGATACAGAAGGCAGAAGAGCATAATCGTTTTTTTTATAGCAACATTATGCAACTACCCCTAACCCTTAAAATACTTGAAAGGGCAAGAAGCTAAGATTTagaagaaagaaactgaaacagattttttttaatacgaCCAGGGTGTCGAGAATTTTAAAAGTatgaaaactgaatttaaaatttctatttttttgtattttcctgaTGGCAAGTGCTCTGTCATCTTCAagcttgtttattttaaaagtttaaaacttcaaagtattttttacgaaaaataccttaaaatagcagcttcaaattAGTTTGATGGACTTGGAATAGAGCGAACAATAatcatgtgtggctgcagagggcgctgttgcccAGTAAAAATCacctagtgttgctttaaatcattatttcagTCCGCGGTCATATTACCAAATATGTGCGTGATCAGCCATGGTCGTGTATCTGAAATGAGTGGACACGTTGAGGAAAGCCATTTATTCCACTTGATTTTCAATGACAGCTCCAAAACACGGGTCATGTTGGTTTTCATGTCATGTGAACACGACGGCTGTGCCTGGCTCAAAGGTTCTGGTCGCTTCTGTGTACTCTGCATCCCACACACAGACGCCAGCCACAGAAGCTGATCACTTGCATCTCAACACAAGTCAACACAGTCAGATTAAATGGCACTACTCCTGATACTCATGTTAAATATTTACCAGTGTGTAACTAATGCTGTTAATGAAAACAGCTGGAGGACGGCCTCATTTGCACTGTGAACACAGAAACCTGCTCTGTTTGTGGAGCACAGTCCTTATCAGCGCTGATTGTGTTTTACTGTAATCGTAGCTTCTggttaatgaaataaataatgtgatcatttatataaaacaagTTGTTATGAAGACTTTGACCCAGCTGTATTTGGATCATCTATAAATACAACCTGACTGCTGAAAAAACTGGTAAAACTTTTTTGTAAATCAATGCTGGAGGAAAATGCTGCCTTTAATTCCATCTAGTGGTTGAAATGTTGACTTTGATGAACATGAGTAATGTCAGGATCCAAGCTCCACGTTTTTAATTTGTCGACATTGCCGATTGTTTTCCTCGGAACCTAATCctcactttcctctttctcttgtgACATCTGCCGATATCTGTCATTCATTTAGTTTAGTCCTTAATATTGATATTGGCATTGCGTCCCCCAAAAATCCACATCGGTCGGGCTCCAGTTTTGTGTAGAATTACAGGAACAGTTGGACACATTGTTTGATCAGTTTGTTGAcagtaatacaaatataaaagattGCCAGCCTTATCTTTTAACGTAAATATATACACTTCACACCACGGTATCACTGTCACTTGCTCCTAAACGAACACTGGGCTCGTCTGGAGCTGCTGTACGAGCAGGACATGACACAGTTAGTTAGATCACGTACCTGCCTGGCGTGTATAGATGTGAAGGGTCCTGTTCCTCCCCGCCCATCGCTCACCGTACAGCGCTTTGACAGAAACAGCATAACGCTCCATCGGCTTCACTCCCTCTGAACAGGACAAGGATAAGAACATGTCAGTTGATATtcacacaaatgacaaaattaaaaactaattgCTCCATTATTTTAGCTCCAAAAAGGCCaaatattttacacatgaagCTTGTGTTGTATTACCTGTTATGACAAATGTTGTATGAGAACTATTCAATCTTTCCCAGTGTAGGACGCTGCCGTCTTTCTCTCGGACAGCAAAATACTCCAAGACAAAGCCACTCACTGATCGATTGGCTGGAGCCGTCCAGCTAACGTTTACACTGTTGTCATCCAGTGGACAGGCAGTGAGTTGTCTCGGGGACGGTggctctgcagagaaaacaaggGAGGGGGTGATGAAGGCGATAACGTTTGTGAGCAAATGGTGGATTGTAAACAGTATTAATATCTGATTGGAGAATTTTAATATTGAGATTTCTGTATTCCTTCTATTTGGTGCAAACCATCAGATTGGATATTGTTTAATGGGTTTCACTCTCCTACTCTCTCTTGTTACCCTGCCAGAAGGAAGGAGGGTATTCattttcacctgtgtgtgtgcaacatatCTCAACAAAGCATGATTTGATTTTCACCAAACCTAGTGTGCATATAACTAAGGAgggtatctccagatgattcacTTTTGAAGCTGATccgtcaaaggtcaagttcagaatcaacaaaaacatgatatttaaaaacacattttcagggGAAATTTTCAGGCTTTTCAAACATGTTTCTTAAAATCTCCTCATCCATGAGGAGGATGATCGAGCCCATACCTGTCTCAGAGGCTCTGAAGAGCCATATCTGGGCCCGTGGCGAGGTCCCAGCAGAGTTGGAGGCCGTCAGGGCACAGGAGCAGCGTTcagcaggaaggagaaaagTACAGGAAGTACGTGTTTGGTGCAAATCTCTGCAGGTGCCTTGATCGTTCAGAATTTGTGCACTTTCTGTCTGACAAGTCACATTATAGAAGAGAAGTCTGCCATTGGCCAGAACGCGAGGCAGGGCCTGAACCGacgagagaaaagaggaaacaagatGTAAACATGAGTGTGAAGGTCTCAATCAGTTTCTTATACAAACAGATTGTTTGTATTTCCAGTTTTCAGTCTTTCTCTCAACTCAGGCCAAACTGTTGCACAATGATTGAGTCATTCCATggagacataaaaacaaattaggACTGATTCAGGAGCAGATTGTGATCAAATCAAAATAATTTCTAAATCTGTAAATCTCAAAACCTGAGCCAGAAAATATGATGTGAGCCCAAATTCTCACACAATTCAAAGGACACACCTTCCAAAGCAGCGAGGTGCGTCTCCACCCgttcctgtctgtttgttccaCTTGCCTCCAGAATGCTGGAGCTGCAGATGGAGCTGGTGACAGAagggaggggaaagaaaaacatgttgagggaacacaaagacaaagaggaaacaagTCAAACCAGAAAAATCCTTCACATGTGCCTTCCACCGCAGCGGAAAGTAGATTCAGttaacacagcaaaacacatcTCCCTGCAATTTCCACACCACTTTCACCAAAAGAAAACCATACAATAGATTTATTCATAGTTAATTTAGGATTCCTATAGACTCTGGACATTGTTTTGGATGGTACTACTCCTCAGTGCCTCCTGGAGGTTGAGGGTGGTACCTGGGAACTGGCTCTTGATCTTGAATCCTATATGTGAGGTGTGGATGTGTCTTATCCCTGTGTCCATCTGGGTTTCTTTTGGTGGTGCTTTGGTGAAATGGGCTGTGGGTGATGTGGATGTCGGAGAAGCAGAGACACTCCTGCTCAAAGGCTCCAGAAGGAGTTACGTCCCCATTAAAGGAGACAGTTGAGGTGGTTTAGAGACATCTGATCAGGATGTCTTAGAGGTACCCCTGGGTAAATCCAGAAAACTGTGGGATTAAAAATCTCCCCTGACCTGGCAACACAGGATCTCCCAGGAGGAGATAGAGGACATAGctggacaaaaaaaagtgtcttGTCTACTTATCTCTGCTGTGGCAACCTGAGCCCAGATACATGGCacaaaatggatggatggagaaaaacaaaactgtaattgcattcatatttaattctgctgcatgtctgctttctctctcttccacagGAACACCGAAAACAAAGATTCCACGCGTTCAACCAACGCCTGTTTGTCCTCTCACCGTCCTCTGCTGTCCTTCCCTGCTGTGCGTTGCTCCACAGGCTCCAGGGACTCTCTGGGCCCCGGTAACGGTGACGGAGTCTGACGGTGTACGAAGTGTCGGGTCTGAGGAGACAAACTGGGAAGCTGTAGTCTTTCACTGTCACTTTTGTGACCTGGATATCGAGCTGAAcggggaagagaaagaggaaagagaggatcAGGTTGTGAGGAAAACAACTCATCTTATGAAGTCTGTTTCATTAAGTCTGtggaacattttaatatcaAGAATTTGATTACCCACTGCAAGAAAGCCTTGCAGCCTTTTCTACATCTTATGAGAAATATTTGATCATTGTGAAACACAGAAAGGAGCAGTGAAGAAGGAGATAAATGATGACATGGGATTCAAGCACCACTGCTGTTTtggatgttttgatgttttaagATGCTCCAGCAGTTATATTCTGTTTTGTGAATATTAGGGAGTGACGGACCTGCCCTTCTGCTGTGACCTCAATTTGGGAATTCAGACTTCCGTTCttgatgtcagtgtcagacacAGCAAACTCCGACAGGGTGCGACTCCAGATCACGTGCAGACACTGAGGTGTCCCATTCACTGGCTTCACGCTGATCAAAGTCACTGGAGGCAGCATCACTGATTAAGATAGAAAGAGGCGGAAAAACATCAGAGGCCAAAACACGAGGGTTCGTGTTTGGAGAAGCACAACACACTCACTTTCAATCCTCCCGGGCTGACAGCGACGATCGGACGATATGTTGCTGCTGCGGCCGTGAGCTGTGATGGCGATGCAAAAGGTGAACCTCACGGACGATCTGGCGAGATCCGCCGTGCAGCTGGTGTCAGACGTGGTGCAGGTGAACGTCTTCAGAGCGGTGTTTGTTGTCAAGGCCACAGCTCTACACACCCCCACAcagatataaagataaaaacacatatccagaagtacacacacacacacacacacacacacacacacacacacacacacacacacacacacacacacaccttatcgAACAACAGACTCAGTGAGGGATCAGGCCCAGCGAAGTCGAtgcccctccacccccacagtGAGTTCCTATTATCTGAGCAGGACGGGCTGTTTTTATCTGCTCTATTATTCCAGAAGACCTGGTATGTTTTTATAGGTCTGTCCTGGTGGGGCTAACCCTAACCGCGACCCTAATCctagggttaggattagggtcgcggttagggttagggttggtgAATGTCTTAGAGACTTGGGAGTAGGCTCTACCCCCACTAATGCGGGCACGCCCGATCGACTGGTGCCATCTATGAGTTTCTACGACCTTGGTAaatttagggttagggttgcaattagggttagggttaggttgcAGCTAGGTTTAGGATTTGTTAATACATCTCAATGACTTCTCCTGCTTCATCCAAAGACTGGGCAGCTGAAATgtggagccaaaggcaatgcactggcccacagGGATAGAGTTAGGGGGTTAGGTTTACGATTAGGATTCTGCTATTATGTCAGATGGTTAAAGATACAGGAAACCACCATATTGGATTATTGCCTACAGGGGCTGGTGAACAATAGATGATTAAGTTAGGAGTTACTTGCCTTCACTCAGTCTTAAACCGGCAACCCCCTTGAAAGCCTGATGCTTTACTGACTGAGCCATGAGTTATTCCCAGataaatcaacgaaaatgttgaaaaatctccCAATGTataagaaagtgaaagaaaatcctggatctccCCGCTGATCTGGATCAGAACTAAAATTTcatgagttcttccctgacccatacaaGTTTCGTAGTAATCCATCcaatatttgttgttgttgttgaatttgGCTGGAATAATATGACGAAATGAAACCAGTTTGTCATCCCCTCTGTTGTAAATATCATTACTGACCATAAATTATTCGGCTCCTTTAACACAAACTCTTAGAAAATGATTTGTAGCACAAATTCGAACACAcaatttaatttacacattCGGCAATTACATCGGCTACATTATCCTTCATCcggagttgtgtttgtgtcgccCTGCAAacgcaatttttttttatcacttaataaaaacattattacaaTGTATCTTTTTATTCACctattgtaaaagaaaacactgtaaTCACctgaaaataatacaatatataaaaagtgCAACAATGTAATATTCAACAATGATGTTTAGTCATTTTTCGTGAGTGTGACCTCTCATTTGTTATGATTGTGTTTGGTCTCACCCAGGTATCCTCTGAATTTGGAGGGTGTAGCGTGTTGCTGAGGCGTCTCCGGCCTCCCAGCGGCAGGTGACGTTAGCTCGATTCAGGAACACGCAGCCAAGCAGCCGCGGAGGTCGAGGAAGGGCCTTGGAGGTCGTGACGGACGAggctggagatggagagaggccGTGGTTAAAAGCACGAAAGGGCGGATTCTGCTCAGTGAATGTGGAGGCTGAGCTTTTAGTCtgttgtttggctttttgaCGTCAGGATCCAGACAAAGTGAGAGGTGTGGGGCTGGATTTATTCTGTGACTGCAGTGGGGAAGCAGATGTTTGAACAAATGAATGCAAGATTTTCCTGACAGGTAATGGATCTAAGAAAAGAGTAGAAAAAAGGAACTGTGGACAATTAGCAGGAAGGAAACAAGTAGAACTAGCATCCTGCCTGATAAACCCGATCAAACATTGGAGAAATGACACCTGAAAACAACATAACTATCCCTGGTTGctggttttttttcagtttgatgtACCTTTCCAGGAAACCTTTGATTCTTGGCAActtttgtgtgattttttgCTGATAATGTTTGTGATCATTTTGTCTCAGACTCagaaattaattatattttttgggCAGCGATGGGACAGATCTTCAGAGTCTGTCATGTGGGGCCACAGGAGATGTCTTAACCAATAACgtatcagcctcagctgtcaatcatgacgttccactccattaaaaccaaaattaacagaaacatgagcacttaaataaacatcagtgtgatgagaactaaattacagaaacaaaaaatgcaCTTTCAATGTGCTTTAACTCTTTTGTTTGgtccaatctgctaacatgaTGGAGGCAGAGGTTTATGACCTGTTCTGCTGACATCAAGATACTCTcaaggagctgtcatgtcatccatctttaaatactaTCTCCGGTTG of the Hippoglossus stenolepis isolate QCI-W04-F060 chromosome 10, HSTE1.2, whole genome shotgun sequence genome contains:
- the LOC118116784 gene encoding interleukin-6 receptor subunit beta, encoding MERRSALVWICLLGAGLALASSVTTSKALPRPPRLLGCVFLNRANVTCRWEAGDASATRYTLQIQRIPGAVALTTNTALKTFTCTTSDTSCTADLARSSVRFTFCIAITAHGRSSNISSDRRCQPGRIEMMLPPVTLISVKPVNGTPQCLHVIWSRTLSEFAVSDTDIKNGSLNSQIEVTAEGQLDIQVTKVTVKDYSFPVCLLRPDTSYTVRLRHRYRGPESPWSLWSNAQQGRTAEDAPSAAPAFWRQVEQTDRNGWRRTSLLWKALPRVLANGRLLFYNVTCQTESAQILNDQGTCRDLHQTRTSCTFLLPAERCSCALTASNSAGTSPRAQIWLFRASETEPPSPRQLTACPLDDNSVNVSWTAPANRSVSGFVLEYFAVREKDGSVLHWERLNSSHTTFVITEGVKPMERYAVSVKALYGERWAGRNRTLHIYTRQAAPSAGPVVEVQQISGGRVKLSWSPVPVELLRGFIRNYTLYYTAAKQPDRSVFVPGNVYRFTLEDLSPGNYDIFMQANTDAGTGAAGPTANVHIGSEEISKMMYVILSLLVTGSLALALMACLAQKKIKRKLCQFVPDPSNSSLVHWIPKTTSQSMKQPSEPERPQIENSEVILFGENEPLNYDLDQTTENFLICNQTYSSLLDSSGFGVPQSVQMSKKLFSRGPLRKPFTTDLSPSPILYSNVVFSHTLKNPAAPLLSPSPHQSCDWRHVSTSDVKLLLGGGSAASPQHQSSSPFSDVSSVSPSSAVHPHPADVTSPKRLFPQSLCSSGLSLQPDTFTHPNLSSLLPPLFVDFSYCPAECDNHTSPAV